The following are encoded in a window of Panicum virgatum strain AP13 chromosome 5N, P.virgatum_v5, whole genome shotgun sequence genomic DNA:
- the LOC120673430 gene encoding cytochrome P450 72A15-like, with translation MVLGALASQVASTPWNFLICGLLGALLLRQAARLLERLWWGPRRLERALRAQGLRGTPYRFLTGDLKEYGRSNREAWSRPLPLRCHDIAAHVAPFIHGAVREHGSMCFTWFGPMPRVTITDPDLARDVMSNKFGHFEKPKFPALSKLFADGVANYEGEKWVKHRRILNPAFHLEKLKLMLPAFSACCEELVSRWAQSLGPDGSCELDVEPELQTLTGDVISRTAFGSSYLEGRKIFELQNEQVERLMSIIQKFGIPGYMSLPTKNNRRMRQIKNEVETILRGLIGKRMQAMKEGEPTKDDLLGILLESNMRDTAENGQSSLGMTIEDVMEECKLFYFAGMETTSVLLTWTMILLSMHPEWQDRAREEVIGLFGKNKPEYDGLSRLKIVTMILHEVLRLYPPAIAFSRKTYKEMVVGDATYPAGVILELPVLFIHHDPEIWGSDVHEFRPERFAEGIAGASKDRLAFFPFGWGPRICIGQNFALLEAKMALSMILQSFEFELAPAYTHAPHTVAMLRPMHGAQIKLRAI, from the exons ATGGTTCTTGGGGCGTTGGCAAGTCAAGTCGCCTCAACGCCATGGAACTTCCTCATCTGCGGTCTCCTGGGCGCCCTGCTCCTGCggcaggccgcccggctgctGGAGCGCCTGTGGTGGGGGCCGCGGCGCCTCGAGCGGGCGCTGCGCGCGCAGGGCCTCCGCGGCACGCCGTACCGCTTCCTCACCGGCGACCTCAAGGAGTACGGCCGGTCCAACCGGGAGGCCTGGTCCAGGCCGCTGCCGCTGCGGTGCCACGACATCGCCGCCCATGTCGCGCCGTTCATCCACGGCGCCGTCCGGGAGCACGGCAGCATGTGCTTCACGTGGTTCGGCCCGATGCCCCGGGTGACCATCACCGACCCGGACCTGGCCAGGGACGTCATGTCCAACAAGTTCGGCcacttcgagaagcccaagttCCCGGCGCTGTCCAAGCTGTTCGCCGATGGTGTGGCCAACTACGAGGGCGAGAAATGGGTGAAGCACAGGAGGATCCTCAACCCCGCGTTCCATCTCGAGAAGCTCAAG CTCATGTTGCCGGCATTTTCGGCGTGCTGCGAAGAGCTTGTCAGCAGATGGGCGCAGTCCCTTGGCCCTGACGGCTCCTGCGAGCTGGATGTTGAGCCGGAGCTTCAGACCCTCACCGGAGATGTCATCTCCCGCACCGCATTCGGCAGCAGCTACCTTGAAGGAAGGAAGATTTTCGAGCTGCAGAACGAGCAAGTCGAGCGCCTCATGTCCATCATTCAGAAGTTTGGCATTCCGGGATACAT GTCGTTGCCTACCAAAAACAACCGAAGGATGCGCCAAATCAAGAACGAGGTCGAAACGATTCTCCGAGGCCTGATTGGCAAAAGAATGCAAGCCATGAAAGAAGGCGAGCCCACCAAAGACGACCTACTGGGCATCTTGCTGGAGTCAAACATGAGGGACACGGCCGAGAACGGCCAGTCCAGCCTCGGGATGACGATCGAAGACGTCATGGAGGAGTGCAAGCTGTTCTACTTCGCGGGGATGGAGACGACGTCAGTGCTGCTGACGTGGACAATGATCCTACTCAGCATGCACCCGGAGTGGCAGGACCGTGCAAGGGAGGAAGTGATTGGCTTATTTGGCAAGAACAAGCCCGAATACGATGGCCTGAGCCGTCTCAAAATC GTGACCATGATTCTTCACGAGGTCCTCCGGCTGTACCCGCCGGCCATCGCGTTCAGCAGGAAGACGTACAAGGAGATGGTGGTCGGCGACGCCACGTACCCTGCCGGCGTGATCCTGGAGCTGCCCGTTCTGTTCATCCACCACGACCCCGAGATCTGGGGGAGCGATGTGCACGAGTTCAGGCCGGAAAGGTTCGCGGAGGGGATCGCCGGGGCGTCCAAGGATCGGCTGGCGTTCTTCCCGTTCGGGTGGGGGCCGAGGATCTGCATCGGCCAGAACTTCGCGCTGCTCGAGGCCAAAATGGCGCTGAGCATGATCCTCCAGAGCTTCGAGTTCGAGCTCGCGCCGGCGTATACCCATGCGCCCCACACAGTGGCAATGCTGAGGCCGATGCATGGTGCCCAGATCAAGCTCAGAGCAATATGA